From the genome of Dickeya aquatica, one region includes:
- the bacA gene encoding undecaprenyl-diphosphate phosphatase has translation MADLHSLWVALILGVVEGLTEFLPVSSTGHMIIVAHWLGFEGITAKTFEVIIQLGSILAVVVVFWRRMFGLVGLHFGRPPQRNLFSRGRLTLLHIVLAMLPAVVLGLVLHDAIKALFNPVTVSYALVAGGVLLLLAEWLKPKRPKARELDDISYTQAFLIGCFQCLALWPGFSRAGATISGGMLLGVDRYAASEFSFILAVPIMLGASVLDLYKSWHFLSLADLPMFATGFVTAFVVAMIAIQTFLQVIKRVSFIPFALYRFVVAAIVWSVLA, from the coding sequence ATGGCGGATCTGCATTCGTTGTGGGTAGCGTTGATATTGGGTGTGGTGGAAGGGCTGACGGAGTTTCTGCCGGTTTCTTCCACCGGGCACATGATTATTGTGGCGCACTGGCTGGGGTTTGAGGGGATAACCGCAAAAACCTTTGAGGTGATTATTCAGTTAGGGTCGATTTTGGCGGTCGTGGTGGTGTTCTGGCGGCGGATGTTCGGCCTTGTCGGCCTGCATTTTGGTCGGCCGCCGCAGCGTAATCTGTTCAGTCGTGGCCGATTGACGCTGCTGCACATTGTGCTGGCGATGCTGCCTGCGGTGGTGCTGGGGCTGGTGCTGCATGATGCCATCAAAGCGCTGTTTAACCCGGTGACGGTAAGCTACGCGCTGGTAGCCGGCGGGGTGTTACTGCTGCTGGCAGAGTGGCTGAAACCCAAAAGGCCAAAAGCGCGCGAGCTTGATGATATCAGCTACACACAGGCGTTTCTTATCGGCTGCTTCCAGTGTCTGGCGCTGTGGCCGGGTTTTTCCCGCGCCGGGGCGACGATTTCGGGGGGGATGCTGCTAGGGGTTGATCGTTATGCCGCGTCGGAGTTTTCGTTCATTCTGGCAGTGCCCATCATGCTTGGGGCCAGCGTGCTGGATCTCTACAAAAGCTGGCATTTCCTGTCGCTGGCGGATTTACCCATGTTCGCCACCGGGTTTGTTACCGCGTTTGTTGTCGCGATGATAGCGATTCAAACCTTTCTTCAGGTTATCAAGCGCGTCTCGTTCATACCGTTTGCGCTTTACCGCTTTGTTGTCGCCGCCATCGTCTGGAGCGTGCTGGCGTAA
- the folB gene encoding bifunctional dihydroneopterin aldolase/7,8-dihydroneopterin epimerase — protein MDIVFIEELSVITTIGVYDWEQSIRQKLVFDIEMAWDNQAAAASDDVAHCLSYADVSDAVIALVEGGRFALVERVAHEVASMLMQRFAIAWLRIKVSKPGAVAQARSVGVIIERGVRKPA, from the coding sequence ATGGATATCGTGTTTATTGAAGAGCTGAGTGTCATTACCACTATCGGTGTTTATGACTGGGAACAGAGCATCAGGCAAAAGCTGGTGTTCGATATCGAAATGGCCTGGGATAATCAGGCCGCCGCAGCCAGCGATGATGTTGCCCACTGCCTGAGCTATGCCGATGTCAGTGACGCGGTTATCGCGCTGGTCGAGGGCGGGCGTTTTGCACTGGTAGAGCGAGTAGCGCACGAGGTTGCCTCGATGCTGATGCAGCGCTTTGCGATAGCGTGGCTGCGGATAAAAGTCAGTAAACCCGGTGCGGTGGCGCAGGCACGTAGCGTTGGGGTGATTATTGAGCGTGGCGTGCGCAAACCGGCCTGA
- a CDS encoding multifunctional CCA addition/repair protein encodes MKIYLVGGAVRDNLLGRAVTERDWVVVGATPELLLQQGFQQVGRDFPVFLHPETKEEYALARTERKSGNGYTGFHCQATPDITLEEDLLRRDLTINAIAQDEHGQLFDPYNGQRDLQNRLLRHVSEAFSEDPLRVLRVARFAARYAHLGFQIAEETLQLMQAMTQAGELDFLTPERVWKETEKTLGSENPQVYFQVLRDCGALAVLFPEIDRLYGVPAPAQWHPEIDTGIHAMMSLAMAARLTDAIDVRFATLCHDLGKGLTPAELWPRHHGHGAAGVPLVQALCQRLRVPNGLRDLACLVAEYHDLIHTVQIIRPHTLLKLFDALDVWRKPQRLEQLITASEADARGRAGLEHQPYPQGDYLRDAFAAVSEVSSAEVVAAGFQHGAIKDELQRRRLQRLEEWKARQPHDGK; translated from the coding sequence TTGAAGATTTACCTTGTGGGAGGAGCTGTACGTGACAACCTGCTTGGCAGGGCAGTCACAGAGCGCGACTGGGTGGTCGTAGGTGCAACCCCGGAGCTACTGCTGCAACAAGGTTTTCAGCAGGTAGGTCGGGATTTCCCGGTGTTCTTACACCCTGAAACCAAAGAAGAGTATGCGCTGGCACGTACTGAACGCAAATCTGGCAACGGTTATACCGGCTTTCATTGTCAGGCTACCCCGGACATCACGCTGGAAGAAGACCTGCTGCGGCGTGATTTGACAATTAACGCTATCGCACAAGATGAGCACGGCCAGTTATTTGACCCGTATAACGGCCAGCGGGATTTACAAAACCGCCTGTTGCGCCACGTCAGTGAGGCATTTAGTGAAGACCCGCTGCGGGTGCTGCGGGTGGCGCGCTTTGCCGCCCGTTACGCCCACCTCGGCTTTCAGATTGCCGAAGAGACGCTGCAACTGATGCAGGCCATGACGCAGGCCGGTGAGCTGGATTTTCTGACACCTGAACGGGTCTGGAAAGAGACGGAAAAAACACTCGGCAGTGAGAACCCTCAGGTCTATTTTCAGGTACTGCGCGACTGCGGTGCGCTGGCCGTGTTGTTTCCCGAAATTGACAGGCTATATGGCGTGCCGGCTCCGGCCCAATGGCACCCGGAAATTGACACCGGCATCCATGCGATGATGAGCCTGGCGATGGCTGCCAGACTGACCGATGCTATCGACGTGCGTTTCGCCACCCTGTGTCATGATCTCGGCAAAGGCCTGACACCAGCAGAACTCTGGCCCCGCCACCACGGTCACGGCGCGGCGGGTGTACCGCTGGTGCAGGCATTGTGCCAGCGATTACGCGTACCGAACGGCCTGCGCGATCTGGCTTGTCTGGTGGCCGAATACCATGACCTTATCCATACGGTACAGATAATTCGCCCGCACACGTTACTCAAATTATTCGATGCTCTTGATGTCTGGCGCAAGCCTCAGCGCCTTGAGCAGTTGATTACCGCAAGCGAGGCGGACGCGCGCGGGCGAGCCGGGCTTGAACATCAGCCCTATCCGCAAGGCGACTACCTGCGCGATGCCTTCGCGGCCGTCAGCGAGGTCAGCAGTGCCGAGGTGGTGGCCGCGGGCTTTCAGCATGGCGCGATTAAAGACGAGCTGCAACGCCGTCGGCTTCAGAGACTGGAAGAGTGGAAAGCCCGTCAGCCGCATGACGGTAAATAA
- a CDS encoding methyl-accepting chemotaxis protein, which yields MLKRITVKQGLLALLAMMLVLLAVVAGIGTSAISQGNRSLQSVDKIQGKELSALSASYTATLRARIAAAQAVRLHEVGLIDKARESTGQVAQYTEASRREMTRFLAYGTVTQRGAELAEHIKVAYEAYDRQGVQPLLTALRNDDLDDYYTLMQDTLPALTLAMDTAINDFRDYALQVGENLLQQADTLASSRLLGIGSALCISILLAVLAWWAIRQWVLRPLDGAVQHLEIIAQGDLSGQIEEGRHNEIGRLIQAMRLMQASLSVAVGRVRDAGGQIDVGTRELASGNSHLAERTEESAASLEQTASSMEQLASTVKLNADNADQAYLLAKQVSDIADKGSEASNQMLEKMQMISATAARVADILTMIDGIAFQTNILALNAAVEAARAGEQGRGFAVVAGEVRNLAQRSAESAKEIKALMQDSQTQVNEGAEIARVAGETMNDVSSAVARVTTLMREISGATREQSNGIEQVNQAVSQMDAVAQQNASLVEQSAAATRSLEEQAHELAASMAQFRLSPQTANFAQALLK from the coding sequence ATGCTAAAGCGTATTACGGTCAAGCAAGGGTTGTTGGCATTGCTTGCAATGATGCTGGTGTTGTTGGCAGTGGTGGCTGGAATAGGGACAAGTGCGATTAGTCAGGGAAATCGCTCATTACAGTCGGTAGACAAAATTCAGGGCAAGGAACTTAGTGCGCTGTCGGCGAGCTATACCGCCACGCTGCGGGCCAGAATAGCGGCGGCACAGGCGGTTCGCTTGCATGAGGTAGGCCTGATTGACAAGGCACGCGAGAGCACCGGGCAGGTCGCGCAATATACCGAGGCTTCTCGCCGCGAGATGACGCGGTTTTTGGCCTATGGCACGGTAACGCAACGCGGAGCAGAGCTGGCTGAACATATTAAGGTTGCCTACGAGGCTTACGATCGCCAGGGGGTACAGCCTCTGTTAACGGCATTACGCAATGATGATCTCGATGATTACTACACGTTAATGCAAGATACCCTGCCGGCGTTGACACTGGCGATGGATACCGCCATTAACGATTTTCGTGACTATGCGCTGCAAGTCGGGGAAAACCTGTTGCAACAGGCTGATACGCTGGCATCCAGCCGGTTATTGGGCATCGGAAGTGCGTTGTGTATCTCGATATTGCTGGCGGTATTAGCCTGGTGGGCGATTCGCCAGTGGGTATTACGGCCGCTGGATGGTGCAGTGCAGCATCTTGAAATCATTGCTCAGGGTGACTTGTCCGGCCAAATCGAGGAGGGACGTCACAATGAAATTGGTCGTCTGATTCAGGCCATGAGGCTGATGCAAGCATCATTATCGGTTGCGGTCGGGCGAGTGCGGGATGCCGGCGGGCAGATTGATGTGGGTACTCGTGAGCTGGCGTCTGGCAACAGCCATTTGGCCGAGCGTACTGAGGAGTCGGCAGCCTCGCTGGAGCAAACGGCGTCCAGCATGGAGCAACTGGCTTCGACGGTAAAATTAAATGCGGATAATGCCGATCAGGCTTATCTGCTGGCCAAACAGGTATCGGACATTGCCGATAAAGGCAGCGAGGCATCAAATCAGATGCTGGAAAAAATGCAGATGATCTCGGCTACGGCCGCGCGGGTCGCTGACATTCTGACCATGATTGACGGGATTGCTTTTCAGACCAATATTCTGGCACTCAATGCGGCAGTGGAAGCGGCTCGCGCCGGGGAGCAAGGGCGTGGTTTTGCCGTTGTCGCCGGAGAGGTGCGTAATCTGGCGCAGCGTAGCGCCGAGTCGGCTAAAGAGATCAAAGCGTTGATGCAAGACTCGCAAACACAGGTGAATGAAGGGGCGGAAATTGCCCGTGTGGCGGGAGAAACCATGAACGATGTCTCCTCGGCCGTGGCGCGGGTGACGACGCTGATGCGCGAAATCTCAGGGGCGACCCGTGAACAGAGTAACGGGATTGAGCAGGTGAATCAGGCGGTTTCGCAAATGGACGCCGTTGCTCAGCAAAATGCCTCACTGGTGGAACAATCCGCCGCTGCCACCCGCTCACTGGAGGAACAGGCTCATGAACTGGCGGCCAGCATGGCGCAATTCCGACTGTCCCCGCAGACGGCAAACTTCGCTCAGGCGCTATTAAAGTGA
- the glnE gene encoding bifunctional [glutamate--ammonia ligase]-adenylyl-L-tyrosine phosphorylase/[glutamate--ammonia-ligase] adenylyltransferase yields the protein MAEFDASVLAPAIAVPTCSDFVSDALVRHPDWYQEMCQHPPQADEWQQYGGWLAQALANVHDELSLMQALRLFRRRLLVRIAWGQWLNLSTTEQTLQQLSILAESLIVAARQWLYDQCCREWGTPCNAAGEPQPLLILGMGKLGGGELNFSSDIDLIFAYPENGHTHGGRRELDNAQFFTRLGQRLIKVLDQPTVDGFVYRVDMRLRPFGDSGPLVMSFAALEDYYQEQGRDWERYAMVKARLMGGDDDPYSQELIRMLRPFVFRRYIDFSVIQSLRNMKSMIAREVRRRDLRNNIKLGAGGIREVEFITQVFQLIRGGREPLLQGRALLPTLTQVGVLGLLSSAQVEALREAYLFLRRLENLLQSIADEQTQTLPDDALNQARLAWGMRCDNGLQLSDVLHHHMQAVRDVFHELIGDDAPDGSETPEHSHYSSLWQDGLEEADLSVLAPQLGAEVGERLLTKVADFRADLSRRTIGPRGRDVLDQLMPTLLAQACSHPNADVIVARLTPLLLGIVTRTTYLELLLESRSALTQLIRLCAVSPMIASQLARYPLLLDELLDPATLYQPTALEAYRDELRQYLMRVPEDDEEQQLEALRQFKQAQHLRIAAADIVGALPVMKVSDHLTYLAEAIIAAVVQQAWNQMVVRYGQPTHLHAASGRGFAVVGYGKLGGWELGYSSDLDLVFLIDCPDNVMTDGERSIDGRQFYLRLAQRVMHLFSTRTSSGILYEVDARLRPSGAAGMLVSTVTAFEDYQSHEAWTWEHQALVRARVVYGEPAIQQQFEQIRERILCRERQGETLRAEVREMREKMRQHHAGKDLALFDIKADAGGITDIEFITQYLVLRDAAKQPGLTRWSDNVRILELLARHGVMEEDEADALRLAYITLRDEIHHLALQELPGRVSQETFVAERRQVQQSWQKWLGIEN from the coding sequence ATGGCGGAGTTTGATGCGTCTGTGTTGGCTCCTGCGATAGCGGTGCCAACATGCAGTGATTTTGTCAGTGATGCACTGGTACGCCACCCGGACTGGTATCAGGAGATGTGCCAGCATCCGCCTCAGGCCGATGAATGGCAGCAATACGGCGGCTGGCTGGCACAGGCGCTGGCGAATGTGCACGATGAACTCTCGTTGATGCAGGCATTACGCCTGTTTCGCCGTCGCTTGCTGGTGCGTATTGCCTGGGGGCAATGGTTAAACCTCAGTACAACAGAGCAGACGTTGCAGCAACTGAGCATTCTGGCTGAGTCCCTGATTGTGGCCGCTCGCCAGTGGCTTTACGACCAGTGCTGTCGTGAGTGGGGAACGCCTTGCAATGCGGCAGGAGAGCCACAGCCGTTGCTTATTCTTGGCATGGGGAAATTGGGCGGCGGAGAGTTAAATTTTTCCTCCGATATCGACCTGATTTTTGCCTACCCCGAAAATGGTCACACCCACGGCGGGCGGCGTGAGCTGGATAATGCCCAGTTTTTTACCCGCCTGGGTCAACGGCTGATTAAAGTGTTGGATCAGCCCACGGTAGACGGCTTTGTGTATCGGGTGGATATGCGTCTGCGGCCATTTGGTGATAGTGGCCCGCTGGTGATGAGCTTTGCGGCGCTGGAAGACTATTACCAGGAGCAGGGGCGTGACTGGGAACGCTACGCGATGGTCAAAGCGCGGCTGATGGGCGGTGATGATGACCCTTACAGCCAGGAACTGATTCGTATGCTGCGGCCCTTTGTGTTTCGCCGTTATATCGATTTCAGTGTTATTCAGTCGCTGCGCAATATGAAAAGCATGATAGCCCGTGAAGTGCGGCGTCGGGATTTGCGCAATAACATCAAGCTGGGAGCGGGTGGGATTCGTGAAGTGGAATTCATCACCCAGGTATTCCAGTTGATTCGCGGTGGCCGCGAGCCTTTATTGCAGGGACGGGCGCTGTTACCGACGCTGACCCAGGTTGGCGTGCTGGGGCTACTCTCGTCGGCTCAGGTTGAGGCGCTGCGCGAGGCGTATCTGTTTTTGCGGCGGCTGGAAAACCTGCTGCAATCCATCGCGGATGAACAGACGCAAACCCTGCCTGATGATGCGCTCAATCAGGCCCGGCTCGCTTGGGGAATGCGGTGTGATAACGGGTTGCAACTCAGTGATGTCTTACATCATCACATGCAGGCGGTGCGCGATGTGTTCCATGAACTGATTGGCGATGACGCTCCCGATGGCAGTGAAACTCCGGAGCACAGCCATTACAGCAGCCTGTGGCAGGATGGGCTGGAAGAAGCGGATTTGAGTGTGCTTGCGCCACAGCTGGGGGCTGAGGTTGGTGAGCGTTTACTGACTAAAGTGGCTGATTTTCGTGCCGATTTGTCGCGGCGCACCATCGGGCCGCGCGGGCGCGACGTGCTTGATCAACTCATGCCAACGCTACTGGCGCAAGCCTGTAGCCATCCTAATGCCGATGTGATTGTTGCCCGTCTGACACCGCTGTTACTGGGGATTGTGACTCGCACCACCTATCTGGAACTGTTGCTGGAATCCCGCTCGGCGCTGACACAACTCATTCGGCTGTGTGCCGTCTCGCCGATGATAGCCAGCCAACTGGCGCGCTATCCGCTCTTGCTGGATGAATTGCTTGACCCCGCGACGCTCTATCAACCGACGGCGCTGGAGGCGTATCGTGACGAGCTGCGCCAATATCTGATGCGTGTGCCGGAAGATGATGAAGAGCAGCAACTGGAGGCGCTGCGCCAGTTCAAACAGGCCCAGCATCTGCGCATTGCGGCGGCGGATATTGTCGGCGCGCTGCCGGTCATGAAAGTGAGTGACCACTTAACGTATCTGGCTGAGGCGATTATTGCGGCCGTGGTGCAGCAGGCATGGAATCAAATGGTGGTGCGCTATGGTCAGCCGACGCATCTGCATGCAGCGTCGGGGCGCGGTTTTGCCGTGGTGGGGTATGGCAAACTGGGGGGATGGGAGCTTGGGTACAGCTCCGATCTGGACCTGGTCTTTCTGATTGATTGCCCCGATAACGTGATGACTGACGGTGAGCGCAGCATTGATGGCCGACAGTTTTATTTGCGCCTCGCCCAGCGAGTCATGCATCTGTTTAGTACCCGTACCTCATCCGGCATTTTGTACGAGGTCGATGCACGGTTACGCCCCTCGGGCGCGGCCGGTATGTTGGTCAGCACGGTGACGGCTTTTGAGGATTATCAGAGTCACGAAGCCTGGACCTGGGAACATCAGGCGCTGGTGCGAGCCCGTGTGGTGTATGGTGAGCCCGCTATCCAGCAACAGTTCGAGCAGATCCGTGAGCGCATTTTATGCCGTGAACGGCAGGGTGAAACGTTACGTGCCGAAGTGCGTGAAATGCGGGAGAAAATGCGCCAGCACCATGCGGGGAAAGATCTTGCGCTCTTTGATATTAAAGCCGATGCCGGGGGCATTACCGATATTGAATTTATCACGCAATATCTGGTACTGCGTGATGCGGCAAAACAGCCAGGGCTGACGCGCTGGTCAGACAATGTGCGTATTCTGGAGCTGCTTGCCCGCCACGGCGTGATGGAGGAAGACGAGGCGGATGCGCTGCGGCTGGCTTATATCACCCTGCGAGATGAAATTCATCATCTGGCCCTTCAGGAACTGCCCGGCCGGGTCAGCCAGGAGACGTTTGTTGCCGAACGTCGGCAGGTGCAACAAAGCTGGCAGAAATGGCTGGGAATAGAGAACTGA
- a CDS encoding CYTH domain-containing protein, giving the protein MSEEIELKFIVHPNAVDDVMQSLKAWKNDAGHSNALHNRQLANIYYETPDGYLRQHEIGLRIRGENGQYEMTVKTAGKVVGGLHQHPEYNVALASPQLDIRQLPAEIWPEGCDLDALAGALQPLFSTDFQREAWVISWHQSLIEIAFDNGEIRAGECAEPLCELELELKNGRTEDLLAFARELADIGGLRQGNLSKAARGYHLAKGNPPRQCRELGFLRIEPKITLDQGIATALEYALGHWQYHEELWARGELAARTQLLEASTMMRELLLLVGGIVPRKVTAEFRAALTHLEARIERTQQADALCYEAEFLKGKLTLTSWLVGHGWRSYLDNRELMRLQSGWKRFADIMMSRCQAELRAVFSHSLDALHYLQQQPRLQRGIYAFLLLGALTPSQESCNYLQPWRNLMQQIASLSAGQSVPQQLELCRKHAVALSPFWLHSGQ; this is encoded by the coding sequence ATGAGTGAAGAGATTGAACTGAAATTTATTGTCCACCCCAATGCAGTGGACGATGTCATGCAAAGCCTGAAAGCCTGGAAAAACGATGCCGGGCATAGCAATGCGTTGCATAACCGGCAACTTGCCAACATCTACTATGAAACGCCTGACGGTTATTTGCGCCAGCATGAGATTGGGTTGCGTATTCGTGGGGAAAACGGCCAGTACGAAATGACGGTAAAAACCGCCGGTAAAGTGGTCGGGGGGTTGCATCAGCACCCGGAATATAACGTAGCGCTTGCCTCACCCCAGCTAGACATTCGGCAACTGCCTGCTGAAATCTGGCCGGAGGGCTGTGATTTGGATGCACTGGCCGGGGCATTACAGCCGTTGTTCAGCACCGATTTTCAGCGTGAAGCCTGGGTGATTTCCTGGCACCAGAGCCTGATTGAAATTGCCTTTGACAACGGAGAGATTCGTGCCGGTGAATGCGCTGAACCGCTGTGCGAGCTGGAGCTGGAGCTGAAGAATGGCCGTACTGAAGACCTGCTGGCATTTGCCCGTGAGCTGGCCGATATCGGTGGGTTGCGCCAGGGGAACCTGAGCAAAGCGGCCCGCGGTTACCATTTGGCAAAAGGGAATCCGCCACGCCAGTGCCGTGAACTTGGCTTTCTGCGGATCGAGCCGAAAATAACGCTGGATCAAGGTATTGCGACGGCACTTGAGTATGCGCTGGGGCATTGGCAATACCATGAAGAGTTGTGGGCCCGCGGCGAGCTGGCTGCGCGCACCCAATTGCTTGAGGCCAGTACCATGATGCGTGAACTGCTGTTATTGGTGGGCGGCATCGTGCCACGAAAAGTGACCGCTGAGTTCCGCGCAGCCTTGACGCATCTTGAAGCGCGCATTGAGCGAACACAACAGGCTGATGCATTGTGCTACGAAGCGGAATTCCTGAAAGGAAAGTTGACGCTGACCTCCTGGCTGGTCGGGCATGGCTGGCGCAGTTATCTGGATAACCGCGAACTGATGCGCCTGCAAAGTGGCTGGAAACGCTTTGCCGATATCATGATGAGCCGCTGTCAGGCAGAGTTGCGGGCGGTATTTAGCCATTCGCTCGATGCGTTGCACTATCTGCAACAGCAGCCGCGTTTGCAGCGCGGTATTTATGCCTTCTTGCTGCTGGGGGCGCTTACCCCCAGCCAGGAGTCCTGTAATTATCTGCAACCCTGGCGCAATTTAATGCAACAGATAGCGTCGCTGTCGGCCGGGCAGTCGGTGCCACAGCAACTGGAGCTATGCCGAAAACACGCGGTGGCGCTCTCGCCATTCTGGTTACACAGTGGCCAGTAA
- a CDS encoding TIGR04211 family SH3 domain-containing protein, which produces MNKISIFLSVLLGLTSAFSLHAQETRYISDDLLTYTRSGPGEQYRIVGTLNAGEAVTVLSVNKEAGYAQIRDEKGRTSWLAQQQLSQTPSLKTCVPELEHQVSTLTEKLNNLDRQWNQRTASLQEKVASNDATLAALQHENQALKTQLEVAQKKLDIANVQLDEKQRTLIIQWFMYGGGVAGGGLLLGLLLPYWLPRRKKSDRWMG; this is translated from the coding sequence ATGAATAAAATATCGATTTTCCTGAGCGTTCTGCTGGGGCTGACTTCAGCGTTTAGCCTGCATGCGCAAGAGACACGTTATATCTCCGATGACCTGCTCACTTACACCCGCAGCGGCCCGGGGGAGCAATACCGTATTGTCGGCACCCTGAACGCCGGGGAAGCCGTCACGGTACTGAGCGTGAACAAGGAAGCCGGGTACGCACAAATTCGTGATGAAAAAGGGCGCACCAGTTGGCTGGCACAACAGCAGTTAAGCCAGACACCCAGCCTGAAAACCTGCGTACCGGAACTGGAACATCAGGTCAGTACGTTAACGGAGAAGCTGAATAATCTCGATCGGCAGTGGAACCAGCGCACGGCAAGCCTGCAAGAAAAAGTCGCCAGCAACGATGCCACGCTGGCGGCTTTGCAACATGAAAACCAGGCGCTAAAAACCCAGCTTGAGGTCGCACAGAAGAAACTGGATATTGCGAACGTGCAACTGGATGAGAAGCAACGCACGCTTATCATCCAATGGTTTATGTATGGTGGCGGTGTCGCGGGTGGCGGCCTGCTATTGGGTCTGTTGTTACCGTATTGGCTGCCGCGACGCAAAAAAAGTGACCGCTGGATGGGCTAG
- the ppa gene encoding inorganic diphosphatase: MSLNTVPAGKDLPEDIYVVIEIPANSDPIKYEVDKETGALFVDRFMSTAMFYPCNYGYINNTLSLDGDPVDVLVPTPYPLQPGSVIRCRPVGVLKMTDESGEDAKVVAVPHTKLSKEYDHIKDVNDLPELLRAQIGHFFEHYKDLEKGKWVKVEGWADADAAKAEILASFERAKK; the protein is encoded by the coding sequence ATGAGTTTGAATACCGTACCGGCGGGCAAAGACCTCCCGGAAGACATTTATGTAGTTATCGAAATCCCGGCTAATTCTGATCCCATCAAATATGAAGTGGACAAAGAAACCGGCGCGCTGTTTGTAGACCGTTTCATGTCTACCGCGATGTTCTATCCGTGCAACTACGGCTATATCAATAACACCTTGTCACTGGATGGTGATCCGGTTGACGTGCTGGTGCCGACGCCGTATCCGTTGCAGCCGGGTTCTGTGATCCGCTGCCGTCCGGTTGGCGTGCTGAAAATGACTGATGAGTCTGGCGAAGATGCGAAAGTGGTTGCCGTGCCGCACACCAAACTGAGCAAAGAATACGACCACATCAAAGACGTTAACGATCTGCCGGAACTGCTGCGAGCGCAGATAGGCCATTTCTTTGAGCACTACAAAGATCTGGAAAAAGGCAAGTGGGTAAAAGTGGAAGGCTGGGCGGATGCCGACGCCGCAAAAGCGGAAATTCTGGCCTCTTTCGAGCGCGCCAAAAAATAA
- the plsY gene encoding glycerol-3-phosphate 1-O-acyltransferase PlsY encodes MSVIAPGMIIVAYLCGSISSAILICRIAGLPDPRTQGSGNPGATNVLRVGGKIAAAAVLVFDVLKGMLPVWGAYALGSSPLYLGLTAIAACLGHIYPVFFQFRGGKGVATAFGAIAPIGWDLTGLMTGTWLLTVLLSGYSSLGAIISALIAPFYVWWFKPQFTFPVAMLSCLILMRHHDNIQRLWRGQESKVWKKLRRSSSSPDDAPHQDNH; translated from the coding sequence ATGAGTGTTATCGCGCCCGGAATGATTATCGTCGCGTATCTGTGTGGCTCCATCTCCAGTGCGATTCTGATCTGCCGTATTGCCGGCCTGCCCGATCCTCGTACTCAAGGCTCGGGAAATCCGGGGGCCACGAATGTCTTACGCGTTGGTGGTAAAATCGCGGCAGCGGCGGTGCTTGTTTTTGATGTCCTCAAAGGCATGTTGCCGGTCTGGGGGGCATACGCACTGGGCAGTTCACCGCTCTATTTGGGGCTGACGGCGATTGCCGCCTGTCTTGGGCACATTTATCCGGTATTTTTCCAGTTCCGCGGTGGTAAAGGGGTGGCAACAGCATTTGGAGCCATCGCACCTATCGGCTGGGACTTGACCGGGCTGATGACCGGCACCTGGTTGTTAACCGTGCTGCTTAGCGGTTATTCGTCGCTCGGGGCCATTATCAGCGCACTGATTGCGCCATTTTATGTCTGGTGGTTCAAACCCCAGTTCACCTTTCCCGTCGCCATGCTCTCGTGCCTGATTCTGATGCGCCACCACGATAATATCCAGCGCCTCTGGCGCGGTCAGGAAAGCAAGGTGTGGAAGAAATTACGCCGCTCATCCTCCTCACCGGATGACGCGCCCCATCAGGACAATCACTGA